CACCTGGGATAcaatcaaggccatcaccttttCATCCTATAAAATATTTTTACTACCAGAACAACAAACCATCTTTTTAACATCTAGAAAAAGACATTTTTTATTACTTCCAGACAAACAAAACATTTTCTTTTCACTTCTAGAACTGCATGCGTGAAACCACGCTCTTTGTATTATTCTTCTATATTGAATCGATCGCAATTGATTACAGACTGATTTATACACATCATCCATTCCTCTCTTTTTTTGGACGCCATAACGGTTGCTCGAGAATTCATAAATAACTTAATCATCATGATTATGGTACAACAGGAACAATGGCAGCATCAAACATTGTGGGATACTTTTTCTTTATTTTCCCTTTCAAGCGTTGGTTCATCTACTACTGTTTTCAAGTATTACCATCCTCATATGTACAATTATCCTGAAAAACAAGGAATGCAAAATTCTGTCAATCATCTGCAGCCAACTCCAGAGGCAAGAGATATTTATATAGCTAACCTCGCAACAGAAAATCCTGGAGATGCTTAGGACTGCTGCTCCGACGCCGTCCTCCTTTGGAGATCAAATTTATGGTTGAATATAATTATGGAATTTTTTCTAAGGGGAAACATGAATTCTTCAATTTCCTTATTTTTTTCATCACTCTGAACCTCCTTTTAGTGACTGCAACACAAGAATAACACTCAAAATCCCAACCATGAAGTGCATGATGCTCATGTCCACAAGGAACTCAAATCTCCAATGTGAGTCATATCAGAACTTACCTTGTACTGGTACTTCTTCCTCAGCCTGACAGCCAGGCGTACACATCTTTTTACATTGATTTTCAGTATATTGTCGTTGAACATCTGAAGACAAATGGACCAGCTCAGTTCCAAGGAAAATGAAGAGTACATGTATACAGATGCAGTTGCAGTAGATATAAACTAGACAACATTGACATGCCATAATCCATCCAATTTCAGCTTGAGAGCAACTTATATATACACATATCATGCTATATATAGAATGACTAGCAGCTGTCCTAACTTGCAAATGTTAATCTATCAAAACTGAAACGTGCACTCCTAACCATAAACTGGAATGCACAAAAGTCTGCCGCAAATAAATAAATTTTAATAGTTATTTCATGGGCCCAAGGCTTAAAATAATATGAAAAAAAGCAGTGACTGGAGATTCGAAAAGAGAAAGTAGTGACCCAACTTGCCTTGATAGCATCATCTATTGAGTGAGTATCTCTAATAATCTTGTGTCGATTGATTATCAAGATTGCTGCTACACAGAATATAGGCAGTTCGTCGTCTCCATTCTTTGTCAAGACATTTGTACTCAAATGAGGTATATGTTGATGCCTTGcccagatagtagcccctgacaAGCCACACAGGGGATTTCTTGTACTAGATTTCACTCCAGGGTTGCAGGACACGCGGATTTCACCATTTCTACGATGGGATCTCCTGCTTTTGGATTTTCTTCTCGCGTACTTGTTCACCCGGGGCTCTTCTTTGACCTCACATGACAAATCATTCTTCACATCTAGTAGCAACGGTTCTAGGCAGTTCGCTTCCAAATTCCTGATTGCATCTTCGTCAAAATCAGCAGCCCACATCATCTGAAGACAGAAAGCACAATTAATTAACCGAACAAGACTATACTATGAAGAGCCTTTAAAATATAATTGTTGATTTATGTGGGTACTTCCCCATGGTTAGTGTaatgccaaataaaaaaaatagttCGTAGATTCTGCAATGCATGTACACTAACTTAACCATCTTGTCACAATCAACTATTTCAAAGATTTCTCATATAAATTTTGTGGAACACTAGCGACTAAATATCCAAGAAAAAAAATCTCTATACGAACTAGGAACCGTCCAAACTAAATCACAAATATCTTTGAAGTGCCTGACAGACCTCCCACATGCTCAGCGACTCCTCAAAAGATAGCTCTCGACGAAAAAGCACTAGCAGCATCCGGAAAGCAAAATGGAGGCTTTCAGCACCAATTGCTGataaatgctcaaataattccGTATCGGTCAATTCCATGATCTTCCACAATGCTTCCAACTGCTTCATAACTCCTGTCGGTCCCTCGAGCTGGAAATTTTCACGCTGAGATGCAACAAAATTTATATCACGCATTAAGTCACGCAAAATACCAACCTAACATATGCCAGTATAGTTTGACATAGATGCAAATTACCATCCTTCTCAATAGCATCTCAAAACACCAAAAGGCATCTGCATCATCCTCGTATAGAACAACAAAAGGGGAAAGCAGATCGCTCATACCTACAATCAACTTATACCATTTAGGCAGTTTAAATAATTGAAGCAAAATGATGTAATGCTCCATTGACAAGCAAACCTTGACAGTATCCAGTGGAAGGATCAACCCATGCATAAACTGCAAGTATATCTGACATTCTCGCCATATTTCTTGATTCTCCATAGAAATCAAGATGGCTATCTGTTCTGACAACATCGACCACTGCATAAGCCATTTTTAGCAATTAGAACACAATATGACAATAATAAGAGGCCTTTGTAATTGTGTGGTGTGAGGGGGGAAGAATAAGCATACCAATTCTATGCAGTGTCCATAGCCACTCGGCGACTCTGTCTTTGTTTGCGACTGGACTGTCGGATTTGGTTCCGTCAACAAAATCTGCTTCTGGCGCATCAGATATCTTCAAAGAATCTACTATTTCCCTGTTGTAGCCAATGTCATCTAACCATCTATCCTGTTTGAACGCATCAGAGTGAAAGATGGCTGAGTCGCTGTTGCTAGCCCGAAACAGATCACTGGAATTGGACTCCATAATGAGATCTATGTTATTATTGATTTGGAAGCTGTGCATGCGTTCGTCACGTTGTCTTAACCTATCTTCAGGAACTGAGAAACTACAAAGACTTTCGTCAACCCCATTGACATCCCCACCATCATTTGCGAACAAGTTTGTACCAGGCAGGGAGGGATACTCCATGAATGTCTCACTGTCATATCTTGGTTCACCCATGTCATTGTAATCCCCAGAATCTGACAAGCAACTATTCACCACTGTGGAGGACACCATAAATTTGGATGAATTATATACAGAGCTATCATTATGTGCGTTGAAACCAGCTACTTCAGCTGATTTGCTACAGCTTTGTGACTGTGGTGCTCCACCAGAGTCATAATTTAAGTTGGAGTTTTCTACTGTACTGCCAGGTGCATTTTCTGAGGCTCGTTGACTTGTGCTGACTTCTTCTCTACTGTCATTTTCTT
The Aegilops tauschii subsp. strangulata cultivar AL8/78 chromosome 3, Aet v6.0, whole genome shotgun sequence genome window above contains:
- the LOC109773309 gene encoding rab GTPase-activating protein 22 → MSQPHRRSTGNGGAVSGAGAGGDYIKSWIMCGNLQRGFGSLVREPCGLNPDPYYLKGGKMLRREKWNTCFDADGKVIGFRKALKFIVLGGMDPSIRAEVWEFLLGCYALSSTTEYRRKLRAARREKYQCLVRQCKSMHPSIGTGELAYAVGSKLMDVRTMPKENDSREEVSTSQRASENAPGSTVENSNLNYDSGGAPQSQSCSKSAEVAGFNAHNDSSVYNSSKFMVSSTVVNSCLSDSGDYNDMGEPRYDSETFMEYPSLPGTNLFANDGGDVNGVDESLCSFSVPEDRLRQRDERMHSFQINNNIDLIMESNSSDLFRASNSDSAIFHSDAFKQDRWLDDIGYNREIVDSLKISDAPEADFVDGTKSDSPVANKDRVAEWLWTLHRIVVDVVRTDSHLDFYGESRNMARMSDILAVYAWVDPSTGYCQGMSDLLSPFVVLYEDDADAFWCFEMLLRRMRENFQLEGPTGVMKQLEALWKIMELTDTELFEHLSAIGAESLHFAFRMLLVLFRRELSFEESLSMWEMMWAADFDEDAIRNLEANCLEPLLLDVKNDLSCEVKEEPRVNKYARRKSKSRRSHRRNGEIRVSCNPGVKSSTRNPLCGLSGATIWARHQHIPHLSTNVLTKNGDDELPIFCVAAILIINRHKIIRDTHSIDDAIKMFNDNILKINVKRCVRLAVRLRKKYQYKSLKGGSE